The DNA window tagtacATGGCCAAGTTACTCAAACCTGTCACCAATGCAGGCAATCAGTAGATTTTTTGTGCTTTGGTTCTTTGGAGACTGGCTAATTTCAAAAAATGTCCCATCAAAGTATGATGCATAACAGCAAGCTTGATTATTAACTTCAGCCAGTTAACACGAGATCCTAAAGAATTTGAAAAGAGTGAAGACAAGTGCCAGAGTTGCCCGTGGTCACATCTCCAATTATCTAAGAGATGCAAACCCCACCCCCACCCCTCACCTAAAAAGAATATATAATTATGTTTTTCTGTGTGATGACGCGCAAAGACAAGATACTGAAACAATTAGAACAAGGGAGAACAGGCAGGAAGAGAAGCTATGGTCATAAAACATTTCTGTGAGTAGGGAAAGATTAGGTAAACCCCCACTATTTTTTATTTCCAAACAACAAATTTCATTACTGAACTCGACTCAAAATGTCAGCAAAATACATCCTACACCAAGAAGGAACCTTTTTAGCAGGTGCCTGATTTGTACTTCTAAAATTAGCAGTGTGTGAAATGATCACATGCTAGTAGCCCAATAAAGGAGAAACACAGACTACTGTCGATAAAGTCACAAGCATACCTGTTTTCATGCTCATTATCAATAAGCTACAACTTGGTCTCAGTTTGAGTAGAACAGGAAAGGAACTGCAAAAATATAAAGACAATTAGccaaataaaaattaaacaacaacaacaacaacattCAAAATGATCCAAAGATGaaatttttactttttcctttCTCCACCTAACAGTATGCAGCCTCCTCAATCAGCAAGCAGAACAACAAGGCTATAACATCAAGTTACCATTTACCAAAATTCATTTCCAATAAAGAAGTTATCATCTTCCTAACTTTATAATTATCTTGACCTAAAAGTGGTGAACCTATTCCCAAACCCCAAAACAGGTAGCAAAACCAGCAAATAAGCAATGCACAGAGCCTCAACAAACTAATATAGTCAAATTCTGCAAACCCACAGATAAGCGATGAACAAAGAGGTTATATAAACAACTACAGTCGAATTCTGTACATCTACCTGCCAAAAGCTTAACAGGTAAACAGTATTGCATATCACTATGTTTACAGCAATTCAAGGTACGGATTGCCTAGACTTCCTATACTTTGGAGGAAAATTGTTATGTAACTAGTTTGTAGAATGTTTGATATACTTGGTAAGTACTCAAGAGAGTACAAAAAGAAGTAACTAATGCCAACACCACTTCACAATGATAATGATGCAAATTCAACATTTTGGCCTTCCTATAGGTAAAGCAGGTCTTGGAGAAGGATGCCAATCATGTCCACGATGTTTTAGATTGTTACGATAATAGAAGATATCCTTTAAGCAACACAAAACTTGAAAGTTAACCAGACCAGTTTGTAAAGAAGTTTGAGAGGTAACTACAATAAAacatgggataatttcagaaacctcccctgaggtttctgacagtctcacTCACCTCCCCTGAACTTTGCAAAATATCAGATACCTTCCCTGTCAGGTTATTGGGCCCTATTTGTGATATCATTGATGATGAATTGACAGATATACCCTTATAACTTATGATATATTTCGAAACTATGTTGACAGAATTAGTTAAATGAGTAATACGAATGATTAACCAACTTAACTACAATTTAGATGCAAAACTAATAGCGAATGATTAACCAACTTAACTATTATTTGCTCTTTATCGTTGGTTTAGCTGTGCACAAAGAGCTATTGGCTTCTACCTTCCAAAATGCAATAGGCACCTTGCCTTTTCCATCAATTTCAGATTTCATTGTTGTTAGATGGTTTGTACTGTTCAACAAAAATTAAAAGTCACTAATGATAATCTTGAGGGCAGATGTGGGATGAAGTGTTTTTCTCTCTCCtgatatatatttaaaattgtTTGTGCATTTGAATTGGGTGAGATTTGATACACTCTACTTAGTTTTAGGGGAGGTGAGTGAGACTGTCAAAagcctcaggggaggtttctgaaattatcccataaaaCATTTAGAAAACATGTAGCAGCCAGAGAATGGTATAATGTTATATTAGCATTTGTGCATATTTTAAGGTAATTACAAACTAGATGGGGTTAAAAAAGAGTATCCACAAGTTAAGCAATTCTCTTCTTATATGCTAATCCTGAACCAGCATCTGTGGCTGATAGTAGAAATCATAATTGTCCGTAAAGCAGTGTGGTTGAATAACATGCCAATATCCTTAGCAGATATACAGTTGAAATCCAAGACAACAAAGTCAACTTCCTGActtaagaacaaaaatcaattAGCAGAGAATCCTGTCACCATAAATATTCGCCCCTCCTCACATTCATTTAGTCAGTTTACAAGAGTCCAGGGCAGGAGtaatattaatttgatttacaGTGACATTTTACAATCTCATTAAGAACTACTCAATTGAAATGTCTTCTATCACCTTGCAAGGTTCTTAGTTTTAATCAGAATCCCTGAGTTCTATGGGGTTTTTTAGCTACTTATGGTCACCGTATCTGGTTTTTTAATGTTTCCCACCACTTAATAAGAGAGATAACTGCACAAAATCTTACTATTTTACTGAATGATGGAAAATTATACTGAATCAGTTGCAATGGACCTGGAAACGGGTTCATTGATGATACTTGAATGTGGAGCAGAATGAGAACTCACCAATTAGAAAAACAGCCAACATGAAAACAAGTGTGAATCGGATAGAACAATTGAATGGCATCATTTGATGGGTTTGTGATTGTCTCTGAATTCTAGGCAATCGTCCAAAGAGCTACAAAACAATGAATTCTTATCAGATTTTTCAACACAAAACAAACCTAGTGAACCCATTAAAAACTCTTCCTGACTCTAACAGTATTAATACTTTAAAACACAAACAACAATTGCAAATTGATGGTAGTGCATTTGTGTGGATGCATCTCAAAACATATAAACAGCAATAGACAGGTAAATTGTTTCCACAATAGTTATTAACTGATTATAACAATCCATCTGTGAAGACATAAATTAACCTGATTCATCCATTGGATCCTCCTCCACATGCTGTTGCTTAACACTCCTCCCTTTGCTTGAGGATGATCTTCACCCTTTGGCCTCCAAAAAGCTGGTTTGAATCCTTTCTCTTTTGGTGTCGCCTCAATGTTCAGTGCTTTTGTTTCCATTTGCCCATCCCTGTGGTCAATCACAATCTCCAGTTTGCTCGAATCCGGTGAACTCCTTATTCTCTCAGCATTAAGCATCATATCTTGCTGATGACTCATACTATCTCCAGTTCCAGGGCTTCCTTTCATATCTAGTTCAACAACACTGCCCAAATCAACAATACACCGAGAACTTGCCGTATTTGGTTTTTCTCCTTCCACGCCAATATCAGCATTAGTATTAAAGTTCTTTCTAGTCCTCTTCTGGGGAGATCCAGTCTTGTTTGTTCCAAGCTTGTCGGCCCCATCACTCATGCTTTGAGAGCTCCAAAGGGGCCCCGAAAGAAACAATGCTAAGTCATCACGTTCTTTTTCATCTAAGTTTACCCATCGAAGGGACTGCTTACCATCCACATCAAATGATTCACTTAATGCTGCTTCAACACGGGAAATTTGGTTTTCTATAGCAGAAACAAATTGCCTATGCCTAGTCATTGTTACTTCATCAGAACTTCTTCTGTAGCTCAAAGTAACAGCCTTTTCAAACTCTTCCAACTAATCAGGGAACCACAGTACAATTAAACAAAAAGTTACTGAATGACCATTAAAGCCACTAGAAACTTTAACAGGATGCACAATCTATGAAACTAGAAAAAGTAGCAGAGAAAGCATAAATCCACGTAAACTAACAAAGCTATAAGCAACCAAATATCGCTACAGTAATGTCTTTATAGCTAACTTTACAGCATTAAAAAATAGTCACTTGAGTGGAAAagatcattttttttcttattttctttgtttcaagCATCAACTAACCTGCCATTTTGCAGTACCCAAAGCCATCTGAAGTTCCCTGGAAAGATCATCCCAAATTTGAGGTCTCATTCCTTCTTTGCTCTCTCTCAGCCATGTCCTGTAAGCCGATTCCATTCTGGCAACCAAAAAATAAACCATATATACTTGAACACAAACTGAAGAGGATGCAATCTTCGGACATTATTTTAATAACAGAACAACTATACAGTGTCAACAAATTGTCCAAAATATGGCCTTCCACAACAAAATactgaaataataataataataaagaaacttaaGAAATTTCATATGAGCATTTCCCGGAATTCTAAAAAGCACCAAGTAAAACTCCCGTACTTTATGCAATCAAAACCAGCTTCTTAACACCCTTCGTCATATTAAGAATATTAAAACAAACATTTGAATCATCCGCATCAAAAACGACAGAGAAAAGGACAAGTATGACTGAAGCAAAAGGTGAATTTGCCACCAAAAGGacaaaaagggaggaaaaaaaagCAAATCAAACCCCAGAAAATTAAGTACAAGAAAAATAGAATAACcaacagaaaaaaagaaaggataatTAAGTTGATGAACATACATATCGGCTGAATGTTGAACTTCTTCAGCTGCAGAGAAAAAGGTGTCCCTTTGCCACAGATCAAAACTGTTAGCAACCAACAtctcttcttcaaattctttcctttctcagCAAACAAATACAATCAATAACTTCAAATATAAATGGGCTTTTCTCTAATTTGTATAAATATTgataaactaaaaaaaaattatgaattgatggaaaagaaaatggcatgaaaaaaaaaagttttctgCCTTCACTTCTTTGCAGAAGGGGTgaagcaaagaaggaagagagaaaaagaaagttaggcaatagaaagagagagggagaagagagagACGTAGGAGCGAATCCCTTCTTCCTCACtccctctttcttttgttttctgaaaATTCGTGTCCGCTTCAAAGAAAGGTTTCTATGCTTGGTTTCCCAATTTTTAGCTCTTCTTCGGTTTTCTGTTGGCCGCAAATGTGAGTTTCTATCTGCTGTTATGGGTGTATTACGTCAAGAAGTGAGTCAACCACTTAAATAGGCATAGTCCATGCTATTAGTGGATGAGGCAGCAGTACAATGGCCTCATGAAGACATATACAATAAAATTCCTAATAATAAGCAAAGGAATATTAGTAGCTCCAGCTTAAGTATTAAACTGGTACCGGACTTGAATGAATGCTTAATTGAGATAATGAGTAAATTAATCAAGGTtggattagtttttttttttattcaactAGAAGGTATGAAGACGGCCTTTTGGCTTTTATATCTATTTGTCTCAATTAGTGAGATTTGTGTACTCAAATACATGTTCGTTTTAAGCATATGAATTTAAACTACTTAAATTAATCTTTTGCTATATATTTTGGCACTTATCCAACCTTACTGGTGCATACATTATTTGTGTAGGTAGGAGTAggttatttttcatttgaagATTTGTTGGACCAATTTCATATTGTTATTCTTTTTTAAGGTCAAATGCCTCTCTGTATACTCTAACATGTTCCCCTCCCCCCCCcaacccaaattttttttttaataattggCAGCTTTTATGGTATCTTACATTTATGAGGAGGAACCAAACCAACTTGTATAAGAAATCGGAGAATATTTCCATTTAGATCAAGGAGCACATTGGTATATTTTCtgtacatttttattttattttattttaagtgCAGAGATTTGAACCATCGACTTACATCTCAATATGAGTggttttacatttttttttggtgatcaATGGATTTTTTAATCACGTTTTCCTGTTCTTGAACTTGATTACAcattaaaattttctttctaaGGGTAAAAATTAGTCttatatcttttctttttctttgtttaattGTTATTGAGTATTAAATTCATAAAAAGAAACCATGAGTAGATTCCAAGGTAGACGAAATTAGAATAGACTTTTGAGCTCCCAATGAAGAATATCATCATTGAAGAATTGAACCATAAGTAGGAGGTTAGGCACCATGAGTAGAGTTTTTGATCACGACAGGTTCGCAAGTTTAGGGACTGCGTTGGACGTGTTGCATTGCCACTGGCACAGCTGAGGTAGGTCGTGAGCTGCGTTGGACTCGATCACAACCCTGATTAATATTACTAAGTAGCGAGACCGTTTATTTGATATATAGTAAATAATAACGAGGTCCAAGGTCCTAAAAAGGCGTCGTCGGTTAACAGGGAGGAAAGGACAAAAGATGCTgagttgggaattgttttttTGTGGGAAATGAGGATTTGGAGATTGCCCATTACCAAAAAGCATAGCACTTATTCTTGATTCCGATCATTATTAAGCATACACTactttggaagaaagaaaaaaaaattttaaaaaaagaagggCATATAGTAGAAGAAAGCTGAGTGGGTTTGATGGTGTTGGCCACAGCCACAGGGCCACAGGCCAGCCAACCACTATCCGTGCGTGGGAGGGTCCATTTCAGCCACCATAAGCCAGAAAGAAAGCCAACCGGGAACACATGGACCTCAAATTCCCCAAAATGTTGGCTGTGAGCTATCATTGCAGCTATTCAGCTTGTGAGGTTTTTGATTCCCAATTTAAGTCACATTTGGAGTTGCGGTGCaattatagaaaaaaaattatttttaagaactaactaaaattatttttaggaTATTTAGCAATTAATTTTTCGTAACTTAAATATTCCAATTTTTGGTAACCTGAAAGTAAGGGtgtatttggattgaaatgttttggaataaaataatttgtttcaTAAATTTCAATCACCTTGTTACCTTtccaatcacatttttatctcatatatatcatatcATGAAAAGTgatacaataattatttcaaataaatcatccaaataaactcctatccaaactAGCTTTAGAAGTTACCGCAACTCCAAACCGAAACCTAATTATTATTCTTTCCCGTGAGATTTTTTATTCTCAAGTTTAGAGCCCTGTTGAGATAGCCTTCTAATAAGCAAGCTTTTGCAGAGCATTTCGCTATATTTTCCTTGGTATAACtcactaattaaacatttaTCAGTTGATTATCTACATTCATCTCGTGTTCCGAACTATAATCTTATTAATTAAACAAGGTTGGTGCAATGGTGTGTATCCATATAAAAATTCATTTAGTCTTTCCTGTGAAAGGAAGAATGTAAACGCATGCTTGATCCATGATTTgtttttgataaataatttgCAATTTCTCTTATTATTACAATGatacaaacaacaaaaaaatgaaGTATTGTTTGTAGATTATAGATGTCAATTAAGCATAATTGCGAATCTGGATGGTAGAGTATGGGACGACAAAAGTTTAAATGGTAGTACTAATTATTGAGCCCTTATAATTCCGTGATAAGTGACACGTAGTATTTTAATTAAGGCGTGGTTGATTGACTTGAAGCTTTGACGGGTATTTTATGTTGTCGGATTGCAAGTGGAAGATGATGAGAAAGAATTTTGCTGTGTCACGCGGTCCAACTCATCCAGTCACCAGCCACCAGCCACAACCAAATGTACCATCCCAGTCAGAAGTCATAACCATAAGTGACAACCTCTGTTTAACTACCAAATACAAATAGGAGAGTATGCCCTCTCACTTTAGAAACCACTGGGGCAATGGTTCAGTAGCCACCAGGaagggacttaagtccctctTGGGCTGTTGGTGAGGGTTTGAAACTTTACTAgcagcgaaaaaaatctaaaaattgTATCATAACACTCTCTTGATCTAGTTGAGTCTGTATACCCACTAACCCCTACAACAGTCTCCTTAGACTCCCCTCCtcctagattaggatagagtaggttatacaaatgtatcgttgttgaaaaaaaaaaaaaaaatgccctCTCACTTTAGAGCAAATGTCACAAATTTTTTGCCATTAAACCTGTTATTTAGCCAAAATGATCATTCAACTAATTAAAATATACATTTTGTCACCAAAAAATTATATGTTGTCATTAGTTGAGtgattaaaagggaaaatttttaATAGTCGGGTGATCAAAAATATACTTTTTAATTTGTTAAATGACTATTTTGACTAAACAAAAAATGTAAtgactaaaatagaaaattctaAATAGTTTAGAGGCTTTTTTGCCCACTTATTCCTTTCTTTATTTAACTGTTCTATCCTACCTAAAGAAGGCAGAAGGATCATCTTACTAAGTCCAAACTAAACACTGCAATTGTACTAATAATGTAGCATTTCTGGTTCTTGCCATTTTGCCATACCGAAGAATCACACTAATGATACTAGTAAtctaatgaaaattttgaaagaagacaaaagaaaagaaaatctttgCACGTACCTTTCTCCAGTTGTAGAgtgtttttcttttcgttttttttGGTAGAGGGAGATATATAGTCAAATTATTCTTCATAATGGTATTCCTAGCtcaaaaaattacaaaactaGTATATTATGCTTTTCTTTTTAGTAATCTTTTGGATAAAGTAAAATGGGCGACGTTCTTCGATGCGTTATTGACAGGAAGGTTGGGCAAGAAAAAATTCCGTTGACTTTCAAAAGCCCAATATTTAGATCCCTTGTTAACACCGGAATTGTAATACTTATACCAAATAGTAGGGTGTCAACCGGTCGGGGTCggattaaaattgaaattttcggATTCGAATCCGTTTTTTACGTAATAGACCCAAATCCGACCTATATACCTGACGGGTATTGATCTTAAAATTTTGAAACCGGATTTGATGGGCCTCGGGTCAGATCCGGATCTACCCATAAAAGAAGATGTCCAAagttaaatatttcaaaattaaatccaaaatcAATCACAAATCCAATATCCAAAcataaacaaatcaaattacaaaACTAAATCACAAATAGCTTGCAACAATCAATTTAAAACTAATCACAAATCAATCTACAAAATTATTAATTTGGTTAAAGAATATATTTagaaaaatttatattttataattattaatttattgttCGGATTTTGATCGGATACGGGTCAAAATCCTATATTCCATATCCGACCATTTTTTTTGTTCGAGTAAACGAATCCAGATCTGGGTTCGGTATCGAAATTATTTTTTAacgaaaatttgaaaaaaattatcgGATCCGGGTCAGGTTGGGATCCAAATCTGAGCCATTGACACCCCTACCAGATATGCATACGATTCAAGGTTTTTTTGAGGGACGCTTCAAGGTTAAATGTTGTTGGCTTTTAACATTAATCAAGATAGAATATGTTTCACCTTATCGACGCCTAGAAGTTTTTCCGTGCCGAAACCTCTTAGTACATGCGTTTTGGTCAATTCACCGTGCACCTGCTGTTTTTTAATTGTTAAACAATGATGTCTTCCTTTGCAGAAAATTTTACTGGTTTAAGTTGTAAAAGCCCCCACATAAAGGTAGGTTAGCTACTCACGGACTCAGGTGACTCCGTGCTCTAATGATGATCGATAAAGAAGAAGCATCCTTGTCTGACTTTTGGGGCATGCATGGATTGCCAATCAGCCATGCTTCTCATATTGTAGCAAGCAAGAGGCATGATAATTAATCACAACTGTATTTGTTGATTTTTCAAAACCTCCTCCGGCCACAGCCCTTGCTCAACAGCCACCACCATGCCTCAGCCCCGCCCCTGCTACCCTCGCGATGCATGTCCGGTGTCTATTTTTATAGCCTATGATCTTTCATTAGCACGAGGAAACCTTTATCGCAGTTGATATGTAATTTATATATCTATATTATGATTAACAAAATGTCCACTGCTGCCTGCCTCTTCCTTGCTCCATATCTCTATCAAGACGGGTGTCCGTCTCCATTGTCATCTTTATTACGTCGTAAGAGTCCCTACTTTTCTTCACCAAAGATTTCATGCTAGAAATGAATGACACCACGGATTTCCCTTCCTCCAAGATTAATGAACAGCACCACAGATTTTGGATTATGACATGTTTACAAGACTTTCAGCATTTTACTAACATTCTATTCAATACTTTACCATGTCCCAAGGACATCCTTGCCTAAACAAGATTACGGTGCCTTGCTTACCCAATCTACGCCACCCACATCAAACATATGTATACTCGAAAACAAAACGAGTTGCATTATGACATAAATTTGTGTCACTATTGGGGGTTGTCCACCTTTGAGAAGTTGAAATCCGTACCGAATCGACGAGTTCAATTGGTTGAACTGGAAACCAAATAGGTAAAACCGTTAAACAAAAACTCGatcaaaaaatgagtttgacCGAAAATCAAAAGAATCGTTTCGAATCGggtttttttcatctttttttttcaaaaccttttttttttttttaactactCTTAAGTCTCTTCACATATCCTACCATCAATCTCTCTCAAACAACTCCAATGGAAGATCTAAGTtcaaaaagagataaaaaaaaaatggaaaaaaaagaaagtaaaaaattCACCTAGAAACATATTATTAATTTTATGATTTGACCCCTAGAGTACAAGAAAACTATTATTACACCTAGAAACATATTAGAACTTATAGCTAAAGCCCTAAATTCTTGTATTACTTTTCAAATAAGCTGACAGGTCGTCAGcatgtgcaataataaatacctgctcaaactaaaaataatttctgtagatagtggtgagcagagtcgaatccacagggactgggagtaattgtttcttttcaagttcacagtgacaagggggtggTTTTGTGCAGAAagtgacaatcaaataaattcaaataaaatctaagaaactactaaaaattaaataacaaattactaaaatcaaatgaatgataattaagaatctagccaaggaataactactcaggcacagtccatgtatccgatcattgatgcaagagaggttcacttaatttattaatagactAGTTATAGCCATCGAGGAACTCtaatgaccaatttttccttaatttataggTGACCAAGGTACGACTATTAGtcacccctaaccagaaaagtactcctaggtacgaccgtagaaattaattttccaattgcattaataaccagaaaaacctaaccctaatcaataacacgctacgagggttatttaaattagattgcacgctcccctaatgtgtaaacacaccagttgccactaatattaatcaatcaaacaattacggatttaattgactaaattggcacgagattaatatatcgcattgaacatcgggcccttgacatccaattaataaaataatcccatgaaaattaaaTCAGgcaacatgcaaatattaatagataaaggaacacgtgaaaactaattagatctcacagatcttcgggactgcgccgtcgagttgacccttgactagatggaagatTTAGCCActccgcataattaaatcaccacacggATTAAtagattgcaaaggcattgcgttttctattaagaagcaaggaataaaaggtgtttttcccgttggggaatatcgtcgaacacctggcgtgtgtcagaggccagtcaggagaaagaaaaactaaaactaaactaaaagacTAAAAACTAGAGATGTCTTCTTTCCCTACGTTATCCctatttaagaaacaaaagaaagatagactaaagctatctaggtggtccccacacatgtggacaaagcctccaaagtacttcttgttccaagtctcttttacttagctttctttgaagagcccaaatgacttatagctttgtggtccccaccaatccaagggcccaaggattgaatcccttagaagtctccatattcttcataaaatccctcctttttggtagttttctgtttcattcctgaaattaagtccagataccaaatatgagtagatatcagcaattaacacaatatttatcAGGAATAAAaggagaaattaataataaaattactaacaaattataccctatcataAGCCCTCCAATTTGGTTATAAACTTGTTGAATATGCATTAAATAGTAAGTTGCATAAATTGCTACTTAATTATACTactttatttgtattttcttgtaaaGTATCTTAGAAACATCAAACATACATCGAACTTGCCTGttttaatattaatatttttaaaaaattttacataatgtattcatttttaaaattaaatatatttatgacatAATGATAATATCATCCGATTCTTGGATAGATACCCGTTAACCCCTGATCTCGATCGAGTCGGTGGCCGATCtgagtttcaaaacattggAAATAATCGTAAAAAATTATGTATAAGATTATCAATTTCTCGAACTA is part of the Coffea eugenioides isolate CCC68of chromosome 6, Ceug_1.0, whole genome shotgun sequence genome and encodes:
- the LOC113775141 gene encoding uncharacterized protein LOC113775141: MLVANSFDLWQRDTFFSAAEEVQHSADIMESAYRTWLRESKEGMRPQIWDDLSRELQMALGTAKWQLEEFEKAVTLSYRRSSDEVTMTRHRQFVSAIENQISRVEAALSESFDVDGKQSLRWVNLDEKERDDLALFLSGPLWSSQSMSDGADKLGTNKTGSPQKRTRKNFNTNADIGVEGEKPNTASSRCIVDLGSVVELDMKGSPGTGDSMSHQQDMMLNAERIRSSPDSSKLEIVIDHRDGQMETKALNIEATPKEKGFKPAFWRPKGEDHPQAKGGVLSNSMWRRIQWMNQLFGRLPRIQRQSQTHQMMPFNCSIRFTLVFMLAVFLIVPFLFYSN